The Tachysurus vachellii isolate PV-2020 chromosome 21, HZAU_Pvac_v1, whole genome shotgun sequence region CCCAGACTGTGGAATGCGTTGCCTGTTAGCATTAGATTTTCTCCTTCCATATCGGTTGTTAAAGTTAGGTTAAAAACATACCTTTTTGAATCAGCGTATGGTCCAGGATGAaattttattgtactgtattgtgtgcttgtgttcttctactgtatgttttttttatctattattgatattttattgtttttttttgcattgatgtaaagcacactggtcaactggtgttgtgtgtagttgtgctatagaaataaaattgacattgacattgacatCGATATTGATCTGCATGGAGGAGAGTCCAGGATTCACTCCAACATCAGTTGTTACAGGAAGAGACTCAGTGCTACTGTGATGTTCTTTCTAGGGAAGAAATTGCATTTGTGCACTCTGTGTCTTACAGATTATTATGATTATCTGTCCACAGGAGatgaaacacaacacaccacaccctCCACACCACATTAGTACCTTCTGAGATTTAAACATATGTTTCAAATGATGCTCAATGATGCTGCTCGACTGGTGcgaccatctctcagggtaagacgTAACTAGACTCTTAGGGTGAAGACCCACTAGTACCTCTTCATGAAATAcataaactagcacttattttccctgtttgtttgtgaatatataatgtgtatatttaaaacaatgGTATATTaattctgtgttaatgtaatcaCTGATCAAGACTTGGACGTCtcccaaatgccgtaaatgtaaacataaattaaatgttgatatcaaacccatttcttctctctgagaGGCCCTAAGTGTTTCTTCATAAGCCTCTAAAATGTAtcttcagaaataaaatgtgtgtaaggttatcaaaaTAGGGAATAACATGCATCTGATACTGAAAATCCTGACTCTTTTTAAATCAGACTCACAgccaaaaaataattcatttgtttatacttaaTGAAAATGTCCCATCGGTGTAGACCATGCTGTACATAGAACTATATATAAGGACTATAAGAACTATATATGAGGAATAACATATACATTCAgtactatttctatttttttttctcagctgaCTATGAGATAATCCGTACTGATGCTTCGCCATCCTGTTTTCCCACCTGGTTGCTCTTGAGGATCTATTTTAAGACTTCATAGCCTCACACCTGTCGTGCAGAGGATTCTTCCATTTCAATCCACAGAAATCTCCTGCAGGTTTGGAGCTCGCTGTGCTGTCCGACGAACAGAGCTCACACTTTACCTCGCTGTAATATCGGAAATCATTCGTCGTGTAGTTATGTACTGATTTTATGCGTAAAATCTATCTCATGTCATGATAAAAGTTTAAACAAAGATTCCTTTAAGatgtatcatcatcatcccagggcccgtattcatgaaaataCTCAGTGTTGAGTTTCTCTTAGTGACAAAATGCTAAGAAAATTCCTTTTCCcctaaaattaaagagaagatcccaGTAAAGATAAAACTTATTCCTAAAGCCTAAAGCATTCCTTAACCCCTAAAAGAGCTTATAAGGTCATAAAGGGTTAGGAGGactgaggaggacttttaagaggattaagagtttctgtatcagaggagaaaatgtcagaaaggtgaaaaaggagaagaaatgtgttgtgtacaatatttaataatgttagtgagttaataagatgatacagattagatcgtgtaggatTATtgttgtgaccaatcatattagagataatatattacataatatatgcaaaggttttaggcaggtgtgaaaaaatgttgtaaacaaacataaagcataatataaacataattcaagaaatataaataatgagtgtttatttctgacaatttacaaatgcaaagtgagcaaacaaataaatcaaatcaatatttggtgttactacctttgccttcaaaccagcatcaaGTGATGGCacggcccccacagagccctgatctcaacatcatcgagtgtgtctgggattacatgaagagttccccaagatgtttggaacaacctaccagcccagttccttcaaaaactgtgtgcaagtgtacctagaagaattgctgtggttttgaaggcaaagggtggtcacaccaaatattgatttgatttagatttctcttttgttcattcactgcattttgttataaatagatgtataaatgtttaacacttccattttttaaagcattctttgtttacatatacatatatacataatatatatattgccGTTATGATGCCACTATGTCATTTATAGATGCACTAACAGaagacatttctgctctgtgtcagagacgtttacatttacatttacattacatttattacatttctaacatacagatgttagaacatctctaatctGATCGGTCACGAACATAATCCCACGATATAACcttaaatatcttaacatagagacaaagtgaaggtttgaatcactcttaagataagatttgTAGTTAGATATTTTTAAGCTACATTAGGAGCTCtatgagatcatttttagattttagatatTTATGAGTACAGGCCCTGGTTTTTAAAAGAACAGGAAGCCAGTTGAATGGAGTAAATGTTATCTGTCATTTGAAAATGGTCTTTCCTGATGGCGGATGTGGAAAAAGATTACCctgtgccattttttttttgtcctcgtTCAAATCAAGCCATGCCTTTATTTATGTCTGGTTTGAGTAATAAGACAGAAATGCCAATTGGCCAAAATAAAGGTCCAATTAAACACACATGGTCCTCACATTATTAAAGTCTTGCCATTCCTGTTTGCTTCTCCGCTCAATTACGATTGTGTCCGTAGTTTAAAAAATGGTTATGTGAGCTGGTCTGGATTTCTTCAAGTCAAGCTGACAGCGTTAATAGTCGATATTGAGGacaatttcatttctatttcctGGTGGAACTAAATGCATTTCCATTTAATCATTCTGTAATCTAAAGTACAGTATCATAGGGCTGATCACCTAATTTTATCAACATGCATCACATTTCACCTTTCTGATGTAGCTAAAACCCAGAAACCTTTAAGACACGCTGTGGTATTATTAATATACAcgttgtaaaataataaaacttttgaTCAGATAAATGATCCAGTAAGACCTGCTATAGCTTCCCCCTGACAGCAGATATCATGAGTattaaaactaaactaaaataaataagtaagtaagtaagtaagtaagtaagtaagtaagtaagtaagtaagtaaataagtaaataaataaataaataaataaataaaaagaagcgTAGCTATGGTGTTTGTTCCCTAGTGAGCTAATTTATTGTCCAAACAGCCGTGTTAGATATTGAAATCAGATTTCGCACTGATTGCTGTATCAGTGTGCGTTTCATcatggaagaaagaaaataaacaaaatgtctcGGTCTGAACCATCAGGTTTACTCTGAAAGTTAACACAGCTGTTTACCCCACCATAGAAGGGCAAGAAACATCCAGTATCTTAGCTAAGTGCAGCTTTAATGATGGAAATGGTATGAAGAACTTTCAGGAGGAgggtgtgtgcatgcgtgtgcatgcgtgtgcatgtgtctgtatgtgcgtgtgtgtgtgtgtgtgtgtgtgtgtgtatgtgtgtgcatgtgtgtgcgtgtgtgtatgtgcgtgtgagagagagagagagagagagagagagagagagagagagagagagagagagagcgagagcgagtctCCAAAAGCGCACACGCACTCAAGGCACACATCAGAGCTGCAAGCTGCAGAGAAGCTCCTTCTCTTCAAATCCTCAGCAGGATTTTAATCCGTTTCCAGCGAAAAACCTGTGAAGTTTTGCTTCACCTTGTTTTGGGAGACATATATAAATGCAGGAGACACTGAGAAAATTGTTTGGAAGTAAAACGCACACCAGGACCTTGACTGGAAAGGTGAGCTGGTAACATTTTATGACATCTGTGTGCTTTCTGTTCTGACCAGAGACTCATTCTGGCTGTTTTCACACTAAATCATTATTTCGGATTTTTTTGTGTCCTTATTAGCATTGTAATATACAATGCTTCTTGGTACACTTCTTCCACACACATCAGCATTTTCTTTAAGCGTTGCTGCTTGTTAACATCAGCTATGGGGACACGCATGAATGACTCAAGCGTATTTGTCAACGGGTCTTTGCCTTTTTCTGAGACCCCTGTGTTCTCTCAGGACATGCTAATAACGTTTCTCTTAGGCGCTGTCCTGGCTCTGATGTTTCTAGTGGGTACTGCTGGAAACGTGTACACCCTGGTGGTGATGAACATTGCGATACGAGTAACCGGCACTATGTACATCTACATCGTGAACTTGGCATTAGCCGACCTGCTCTACCTGTGCACTATTCCATTTGTGGTGTGCACTTACTTCGCAAAAGACTGGTATTTTGGTGACATTGGCTGCCGCGTGCTCTTCAGCCTCGACTTCCTGACTATGCACGCCAGCATCTTCATGCTGACCGTGATGAGTACGGAACGCTATGTGGCCGTGCTCAGACCTCTGGACACCTTCACTCGTTCCAGGCACTACAGACGCGCACTCACCTGTGCCGTCTGGCTTGTCtccttcactctttctctccccacCATGATCATGATCGAGCTCCGGACGAGCCTCCGAGACGGGCTTGAGAAGCGGATTTGCCACCCCACCTGGCAGATGACTGCCTACAAAGTCTACCTGACCATCCTCTTCAACACCTGTATCCTGGCGCCTGGATGCGTCATCGGGTTCCTCTATCTCAAGTTAGCCAGAACTTACTGGACGTCCCAAACCACGGTGTTCTCCGCCTCCAGAGATTCAAGCAGGACTAAATGCCACAAACAGAAAGTACTATACATGATCTTCGGTATAGTTCTTACGTACTGGGCATGTTTTGTGCCTTTCTGGTTATGGCAGCTGCTTAGCGTTTATTATTTCGAACATGAGAAGCTCTCTCATAAAACGATGGTGTGCGTGAACTTCATTGTGACTTGTCTGGCTTACAGCAACAGCTGCATCAACCCTTTTCTGTACACGCTGCTGACCAGAAACTACCAGGAGTATCTGAGAGACAGGCAGAAGTGCAGCACTGGGTTTAAAAAGAGATTCCATCGTTCATCTCAGAGGTCTGTGTCATCTGGGAGTCACCAGTTTACACTTTAATGCCTGAAAGAAAACATTGAAGGTTTTTACCCGCTGCTCTTAAGCAGATGAACCTTATTTATATCGTAGCTAACATTCTGTTTGGAAAGAATTTTCTGGAAATTAGACgagacattttaaaagaaaggaaatgacCAGaccaggaaaagaaaaaaccctttACAGGATGAACCACAGAATATAATATatgtgtttaatatatttagtttttttgtagAACATGAGACTGAGGATTAGGTGTGATCTTGGATGAAGCTTAAAAAGAAAATCGAAATACTTTAGTATTTTAATGCAATTAGGCAAAATATTTTACGTTGTTTTTAGATCTTGCCGGGAAACAGACATAACAATCGGTGTGGAAATTTTAAGACGGTTCGATTttattcagatgttttttttaaactatagtTTAGAAAATGTCTCCTTTTAGAAATTAGGTACTAATCCTACAGTTTTCTATTCAAAACAGAGAGGTTTGTGTAGCTTGTGATAATTTACATGCTTTTCTGATTCACTAAATGACTGATTTTCAGAAAATGAAAGCCTCTAATACTCCTGTAACTGACAACATGTGACACCCGTGATCAATGTCTCAATAACAATATTAAGGCTCCATAAGCTACTATTACACGGCGTCCAGATACACAGACATAATAGTTTTACGTGTTCAAGAGTGCGAAAAGTTATAGACTGTTAAATTGTAGCTTTTTGTATGATTACATTATCTTATTAAACCtaacaaaatttatttaaaaaaaacaacaacaacaaacaaacagaaagat contains the following coding sequences:
- the uts2r5 gene encoding urotensin-2 receptor, which encodes MGTRMNDSSVFVNGSLPFSETPVFSQDMLITFLLGAVLALMFLVGTAGNVYTLVVMNIAIRVTGTMYIYIVNLALADLLYLCTIPFVVCTYFAKDWYFGDIGCRVLFSLDFLTMHASIFMLTVMSTERYVAVLRPLDTFTRSRHYRRALTCAVWLVSFTLSLPTMIMIELRTSLRDGLEKRICHPTWQMTAYKVYLTILFNTCILAPGCVIGFLYLKLARTYWTSQTTVFSASRDSSRTKCHKQKVLYMIFGIVLTYWACFVPFWLWQLLSVYYFEHEKLSHKTMVCVNFIVTCLAYSNSCINPFLYTLLTRNYQEYLRDRQKCSTGFKKRFHRSSQRSVSSGSHQFTL